One Carassius gibelio isolate Cgi1373 ecotype wild population from Czech Republic chromosome A7, carGib1.2-hapl.c, whole genome shotgun sequence DNA window includes the following coding sequences:
- the LOC128016973 gene encoding aquaporin-9-like has protein sequence MELENIRNLRERCSVRRDIVREFLAELLGTFVLILFGCGSVAQTILSREKQGENLTIHFGFTLGVMLAVYMAGGVSGGHVNPAVSLAMVVLGKLPLKKFPVYVVAQFLGAFLGSCAVFCLYYGAFANFADGKRIVIGENATAGIFASYPREDLSLLNGLIDQVIGTGALVICILAIVDNKNIGAPKGMEPLVIGLSILAIGVSMALNCGYPINPARDLGPRLFTAMAGWGLDVFRAGNYWWWVPVVGPMMGGVVGAVIYFLMIELHHPEPEKNLEDDNSIKDNELNTVN, from the exons ATGGAGCTCGAAAACATTAGAAATTTGAGGGAGAGATGCAGCGTGAGGCGGGACATCGTCAGAGAGTTTCTGGCGGAATTACTGGGGACATTCGTATTGATA CTCTTTGGTTGTGGTTCAGTGGCCCAGACTATTCTCAGCAGAGAAAAACAAGGAGAAAATCTCACCATCCACTTTGGCTTTACTCTAGGGGTGATGCTGGCCGTGTATATGGCGGGAGGAGTGTCAG GTGGACATGTAAACCCAGCTGTTTCTCTGGCTATGGTTGTCTTGGGGAAACTCCCATTAAAGAAATTTCCTGTCTATGTCGTAGCCCAATTTCTAGGTGCCTTTCTGGGGTCTTGTGCTGTCTTCTGTCTGTACTATG gtGCCTTCGCAAATTTTGCTGACGGAAAACGGATTGTAATTGGTGAAAATGCCACAGCAGGTATCTTTGCCTCATATCCACGTGAAGATCTTTCATTGTTAAATGGATTGATTGATCAG gTGATTGGTACAGGTGCCCTGGTCATTTGTATTTTAGCTATTGTAGATAACAAGAATATTGGGGCCCCTAAAGGAATGGAGCCACTGGTTATTGGTCTGAGCATCCTGGCTATTGGAGTGTCCATGGCGCTGAACTGTGGCTATCCCATCAACCCTGCCAGAGATTTGGGACCTCGTCTCTTCACTGCTATGGCAGGATGGGGACTAGATGTGTTCAG GGCTGGAAATTATTGGTGGTGGGTTCCAGTGGTCGGGCCGATGATGGGTGGTGTGGTTGGGGCAGTGATCTACTTTCTGATGATTGAGCTGCACCACCCCGAGCCTGAGAAGAACCTTGAAGATGACAACAGCATCAAAGATAATGAATTGAACACCGTAAACTAG